TCTCGGGGGTCTCCACTTCGCCCTTGGCGGCGACGACGAGGCCCTGCGACGCGAGGTCGTCGACCTGCGTGTTGAACCAGTCGTTGAACTCCATGGCCTCGGCGGGGTGCTCGCACCCCTTCATCACCGAGACGCCGGAGCCCCCGTCGGGGCCGCTCATGGCGCCTGCGCCGAAGTCGGGGAGCTGGGCGACGCGCCACTGCCCCTCGGCCGGCGTGCCGTCGAGCGAGTCGAGGAGGAACCCGGCTTCCCACGCGGCCCCGATGTGGCCGATGAGGCTGCCGTCGTTGAGCGCGGCGGTGAAGCCCTCGCCCCACCGCTCGGTCGCGAGGGTCTGCTTGCCGTCGAGGACGCCTTGCCAGAACGCGGCGACGCGCTCGGAGCCTGCTCCCTCGGCGTCGACCTTCCACTCGTCGCCGGCGGTGGTGAACCAGGTGTCGCCCGCCGCGGCCGACTGGGCGGAGAGCCAGTTCTGCGCCTCGTCGGGCGTGAAGGCCGTGACGTACTTGCCGGCGGCTGCGGCCGTGGCGGAGTCAGCCGTCAGGTCGTCGAGCGTCTTCGGTGCGTCGAGGCCCAGCGCCTGGAACTCGGCTTCATTGTAGAAGTAGACGAGGGGGCCGGTGTCCTGCGGGAGGCCCACGATGGCGTCGCCGACCTTCATGCCGCTGAAGGCTCCGGCGGAGTAGTTGTCCTCGTACTTCTTGGCCTCATCGGCGACGTCCTGCAGCAGTCCCTTCACGAACAGCTGCGGCACCTCCGAGTAGCCGGTCTGTGCGAGGCAGGGCCCGTTGCCGGCCTTCACGTCGGTCTCGAGCTTGAGGATCATGTCGCTCGACTTGCCGTCGAACTTCGTCGCCTTCACCTGGATGTCGGGGTGCTCGGCGTTCCAGCGGTCGACGATCTCGGACGCCGGCGTCATGCCCTCGCCGTCGGGGAGACGGTGCAGGTACTCGATCGTGATGGGTTCGCCGCTGGCGCCGCTGTCACCGGAATCGCCGGATGAGCAGGCGGCGAGGCCGAAGGCCGACACCGCGCCGACCGCGACGATCGCGGCAGTGCGGGTGAAGCGAGGGGTGATTGCCATGCTGTTCTCCTCTTTGAGGTCATGTTCCTGCGGATCGCCCTGGGCGGGGGAGTGACGCCGAGGCGCCGTCGATCACATGCACATCAAATCAGAAAATGTTTGCGCTCACAACCCCGGGATGATCACAACACAGCCGCACTCGTGCCGCTGAAAGGGAGCGCTGACATACCTCGTCGAGGCACTCGAGGATCACGCCAGGTGCGCGCGGACCTCGTCACCGACGTGGATCACTCCGCCGCCGGGGGTCGAGCCGTCATCCGACGGCGTCCAGCCGGGCAGCAGCAGGCGTCCGAGGGTCGGTTCCTGCTGCGCGAGCGCTCCCGTGAGAGTGGTGAGCACCTTCGCGTCGCGCACGCCGGTGTCGGGATTCGCATGGGTCGCGAGGCAGCGCACGATGGGACCGGCGGTCTGGAAGGTGAGATCGCCGATGCACACCTCGCCGGTCCACGCGAGCTCCTGCCACGCAGCGGCGTCGTCGATCACGATGTTCGAGCGGAAGCGCCGGTCGTCGATGCCCATCCCGAGCGCTTCTCCCAGTGCGCGGACGCTGCCTCGGCCATGCACCGAGACGTAGCCGCGCGCGCGGTCGTGGAAGCGAGGCGTCTGCCCGTCGCCGACGAGCACCAGCGGGAGCCGGCCTGGCCGACGAAGGCGGCGCCCCTCCGGGGTCGCGAGGACGAACTCGGAGAGAGCATCCGCGAGATCGCGCCGTCCCTGTGCGTCGAGGTCGGCCTCCACGAGAGTCGCGCCGGCGTGCTCGATGCGGATGCGCCGCGTCT
This DNA window, taken from Microbacterium maritypicum, encodes the following:
- a CDS encoding ABC transporter substrate-binding protein, which encodes MAITPRFTRTAAIVAVGAVSAFGLAACSSGDSGDSGASGEPITIEYLHRLPDGEGMTPASEIVDRWNAEHPDIQVKATKFDGKSSDMILKLETDVKAGNGPCLAQTGYSEVPQLFVKGLLQDVADEAKKYEDNYSAGAFSGMKVGDAIVGLPQDTGPLVYFYNEAEFQALGLDAPKTLDDLTADSATAAAAGKYVTAFTPDEAQNWLSAQSAAAGDTWFTTAGDEWKVDAEGAGSERVAAFWQGVLDGKQTLATERWGEGFTAALNDGSLIGHIGAAWEAGFLLDSLDGTPAEGQWRVAQLPDFGAGAMSGPDGGSGVSVMKGCEHPAEAMEFNDWFNTQVDDLASQGLVVAAKGEVETPEKMLRQFGGQDVLAELATATGDLNPDFPYAPGFSTLSKMNETAAAAVAGTASVADIFTTAQDTAVSSLKDLGLPVAE
- a CDS encoding MOSC domain-containing protein, producing the protein MARVVSLYRHPIKGLTPEHRDSLTVHPDGRVAGDRVLAFRFADAAEPEHRDGVDHWPKAKGLALQDFPGLAALHTRYDDETRRIRIEHAGATLVEADLDAQGRRDLADALSEFVLATPEGRRLRRPGRLPLVLVGDGQTPRFHDRARGYVSVHGRGSVRALGEALGMGIDDRRFRSNIVIDDAAAWQELAWTGEVCIGDLTFQTAGPIVRCLATHANPDTGVRDAKVLTTLTGALAQQEPTLGRLLLPGWTPSDDGSTPGGGVIHVGDEVRAHLA